A genomic window from Quercus lobata isolate SW786 chromosome 10, ValleyOak3.0 Primary Assembly, whole genome shotgun sequence includes:
- the LOC115965769 gene encoding DNA-directed RNA polymerases II, IV and V subunit 8B-like, with protein sequence MVEFLFEDIFRIERLNPDGKKFDKVIRVEAKSEKFDMFMHLDVMVTKDFEVKEGDKFAMVIAPTLNLDGTPDTGYYTPGSRQSLADRFDYVMYGKLYKIADGSGRGIKAEINVSFGGLLMMLRGDPSHCNKFELDQRLYVLMRKV encoded by the exons ATGGTGGAGTTTCTTTTTGAAGACATTTTCAGAATCGAGCGACTAAACCCAGATGGTAAAAAGTTTGATAAAG TTATTCGGGTTGAAGCAAAAAGTGAGAAGTTTGACATGTTCATGCACCTAGATGTGATGGTTACAAAGGATTTTGAAGTGAAGGAAGGTGATAAGTTTGCTATGGTAATAGCTCCAACACTAAATCTGGATGGAACACCTGACACTGGCTATTATACTCCG GGCAGTCGGCAGTCACTTGCAGATAGATTTGATTACGTCATGTATGGGAAACTGTATAAAATCGCAGATGGTTCAGGACGTGGAATTAAAGC GGAGATAAACGTTTCGTTTGGTGGGCTTCTGATGATGCTGAGGGGAGATCCATCTCATTGCAACAAGTTTGAGCTTGATCAGAGGCTGTATGTCCTTATGAGGAAGGTGTGA